The Niastella koreensis GR20-10 genome includes a window with the following:
- a CDS encoding CHAD domain-containing protein: MKREALEQVVDKHISNIEKHSKKLPGTFDKEDLHDLRVNYKKVRAFLRLLQLEKDAGHLRIPDKLKSLYHHGGNVRDWQLFLAEIHETRLAEKLPDCMHRWHRQLFTYKEQTVHAIETTHFKRLLHGIIKELPRQLQDDTVRRFMHQKIAAIHILLLAADNEKDLHSIRKQIKDVIYCTRIFKSDWGIPFPFRGWMSEKELSTMATRLGNFNDQCLAISLLQPSYIDKCTTEEQHILRNLQMNWLHQKEARQRQLLYDVQELHMEHAF, encoded by the coding sequence ATGAAGCGAGAGGCGTTGGAACAGGTGGTTGATAAACACATCAGCAACATTGAGAAACACAGCAAAAAGCTGCCGGGAACTTTCGATAAGGAGGATCTTCACGACCTACGTGTTAATTATAAAAAAGTGCGGGCATTTTTACGGTTGCTGCAATTGGAAAAAGATGCCGGCCATTTGCGCATCCCGGATAAGTTGAAGTCATTGTACCATCATGGTGGCAACGTAAGGGACTGGCAGTTATTCCTGGCAGAAATACATGAGACCAGGCTTGCGGAAAAATTACCGGATTGTATGCATCGCTGGCATCGCCAGTTATTTACTTATAAGGAACAAACGGTACATGCTATTGAAACCACTCACTTCAAAAGACTACTACACGGCATTATAAAAGAATTACCCCGTCAGTTGCAGGATGATACCGTCAGGCGTTTCATGCATCAGAAAATAGCAGCCATTCATATTTTACTGCTGGCGGCAGATAATGAAAAAGACCTGCATTCCATTCGCAAACAAATAAAAGATGTGATCTACTGCACCCGCATTTTCAAAAGCGACTGGGGCATACCGTTTCCATTCCGCGGCTGGATGAGTGAAAAGGAACTGAGCACCATGGCTACCCGGCTGGGCAATTTTAACGATCAGTGTCTGGCTATTTCGTTACTGCAGCCCAGTTATATTGATAAATGCACTACCGAAGAACAGCATATTTTACGAAACCTGCAAATGAACTGGCTGCATCAAAAAGAAGCCCGGCAACGGCAGTTACTGTACGACGTGCAGGAGCTGCATATGGAACATGCGTTTTGA